The DNA window TCCGGTTTAAGCGCCGGAAAGTCATTGTCGAACACCCAGGGGCCGCGGTAGTCGGGGTTATTGGCGCCCTGAATGCGGCGGTTGCCGGGGCACAGGTAACAGCCGGCATCGTGCTCCGGCAGCCTCTCCCGGGCCGGGGGTTCTTCCAGTCCCTGCCAGGGGCGCTTGGCCCTGTGGGGTGACACCAGCACCCAGTCACCGCTCAGGGGATTGCGGCGCCTGTGTGGCTGCTCGTTCTGATCAAATTCCTGGTTAACATTGGGGTCAACATCGGGGGCAAAGTCGGTCATGGCTGCTCAAACTTGTGGCGGATTGCGAATGGCCAGAAGTTAGCCCCGGGCTTTTATCAGCGTCAACGACAGTCGCGGCTTAGGTGACTAAACGGGAATACAAAGTTAATAAGCAATAGTTTCAGTTAGTTGTGCCAAGAGTCGCCGAGTCTTGGCGGGGCAGAAAGCGGGAAACAATGGCGTGAAATACGGAAGGGGGCGCCGGGGCCCGTTTTGCAACACTTTTGTTACAAGGAGGCGATTTTGGCCAGAGAGCGGCCTTAGTTTTCAAGAAGCAGGGCTTGGGATTGCGGAAGAGATGCGTCTTGGCCAGGAGGATAAATGGGGGGCTTTGGCGCGCCGTTGGCCTGCCGGGCACAGTTCCCATTCTTGTTCATACCCGTTGCCGGTGGTCGCCAAGGGCGCGGTGCGGGCGTAACGGCTCTAGGCTTATGAGGCAATAACATGAAGAAATCCTATTTGGCACTGCTCATTGGTGCCGCCCTGGCGCTGCCGGCGTACGCGGCGGATGAAACCAGCAAGGAAACCGGCAAGACCCAGGATGAAACCGCCACCACGACCGAACCTGTGGAGCAGGTCGATGAGGTGATTACCGTGCGCGGTATTCGCAGCAGCCTCAAGGAAGGGCAGGAAATCAAAAAGTTGGCCGACAACGTGGTGGACGCCATAGTCGCAGAGGACATAGGCAAGTTCCCCGATGAAAACGTCGCCGAAGCCCTGCAGCGCATCCCAGGCGTCAGCGTCACCCGGGTCAACGGTGAAGGCCAGACTGTGACAGTGCGCGGCCTGACCGGCAACTACAACATCACCACACTCAACGGCCGCAAACTGGCGTCGGACAACGCCAGCCGCGACTTCAACTATGACGTGATTGCCTCTGAGCTTATCAGCGGTATCCAGGTGCACAAGACGCCCCAGGGCCATCTGCCCGAGGGCGGCATAGGCGCCGTGGTCAATGTCAGCACGGCGCGGCCGCTGGACATAGGCGAGTTCGCCATGGTGGGCTCGGTCCGCGGTGCCTACAACGAGCGCTCCGAAAGCCTGGACCCCCGCGCCTCATTTATGATCAGCGACACCTTCAACGACGACACCCTGGGGATACTGCTGTCTTTGACCCACTCCAGCTACACCAACCGCCACGACAGCTACCAGGCCTGGTCCTTCCACGAGCGCGATGTGGACTTGGGCGGCGACGGCACAGTGGACTACAGCGGCGTGCGCTTCCCAGGTTATGCCCAGCTGACCACCTATGAGGATCAGCGCGATCGTACCGGTGGCACCTTCGCCCTACAATGGCGTCCCCAGGATAACCTGGACATCACACTCGACGGTCTCTACAGCGTCTACGACATAGACTCCCACGGCCGCCAGTTGTCTGTGGTGACCTACTCAGAGCCCTGGCTGCCGGCCGCCAACGGCAACTACACCGACGTGCATGTGGGCACCGATGGCTGGGCCGAGGATCTGGCCTGGGAAGGCCCGGCGCTGATGGACATAGTGGACACCCGGGATCCGCGCCGCAACACCACCTATCAGGTGGGGCTGAACTTTAACTGGATGCTCGACGACCTGACCCTGGTACTGGACATGGCCCATTCGGAGGCCAAGAACGAAAACAACGGCGACAACAAGTACGTGGTGGCCCGCACCGGCGTCAATGCCGCCCGCATCGACTGGAACACGGGCAATGCGGTGCCGGATATCCAGCTGTCGGAAGAGGTGACCCCGGACAAGGTATTCGGCGCCTGGTATACCAACACCGACGGCACAGGAGTGGAAGATGCCACCAGCAGCATCACCTTTGACGGCACCTGGGAGCGTGACGGCCTGTTCAGCAAGCTGTTCTTCGGCGCCGGTTACAACAGCCAGGAGAAGCAGCGTACCACCTTCAGATCCCGCAACCCGTCGATCTTCGCCGGGGAAAACCTCGACAAGGTCAACGCCGACGCCTCCCATCTGGTGAACTTCTATGGCCACGAATGGTGGCAGCTGCCATCCAGCGTCATGTTGCCGGGCAATGTCAGCAACTTTATGGGCAGCACGGATGCCGACATTCCCGCCAACTGGGCGGCGATAGATCTCGACGGCCTGTACGACTTCCTGCGGGAGCTGGATCCCGTCTCGGCGGATCTGCTCAACACCGACGTGTACCTGTCCGAGTCCTTCACCATCAAGGAAGAGATACTGCACGCCTATGTTGAGACCAATCTGGAAGACAGCCTGTTCGATATGCCCTTCCTGCTGAACCTGGGGCTGCGCTATGCCCAGACCCGGGTGACCTCCAGCGGCTACAGCCAGAACATTCACAAGCTGAAATTCGGCCCAGACGGTGAGCCTGTGGATGACAGCTGGAAGGAGACCCAGCCGGTGTCCGAGGACTACAGCTACGGCGACTGGCTGCCGAGCATGAACTTCAAGCTGTCGCTGACCGACGAGCTGGTGTTCCGCACCTCGCTGTCCCAGGTGATTTCCCGTCCGTCGCTGTGGGAGCTGTCGCCCTATACCTCGATCAATATTGAGCCCAACGAGCAGGGGGTGCGCAGTTACTCCATGTCGGTGCCGGATCTCAAGCCCTATACCGCCGATCAGTGGGATACGGCGCTGGAATGGTACTACTCCGATGAAGGCACCCTGGCCTTTGCCACCTTCTACAAGGAAGTGGCCAGCTTTATCAAGTGGGACAAGACCCAGGAAGAGATAGACGGTCAGCCGTTCGAGGTGTGGAAGCCCTACAACGACGACAGCAAGAAGGCGCTGATCCGCGGCCTGGAGGTGGCCTGGCTGCAAACCTTCGACGAACTGTTGCCGGAGTATCTGGCCGGTTTCGGGGTCCAGGCCAACTACACCTACAACGACAGCGTCTCGGGTGAAAAGGATGACGAGGGCAAGGACAAGCCGTTCCGCGGTCTGTCTGATCACCAGTACAATCTGGTGGCCTTCTACGAGAAGGATGGGCTGGAGGCGCGCATCGCCTACAACTATCGCTCCGGCTACACCGCCTGGGACAACTGGTCCAGGACCGCGGACGGCTGGATCTCGGAGCCCGTGAAGGCCAACCCCTTCAGCTGGCTGGATCTTAGCGCCAGCTACGCCATCAACGATCACTTCACCCTGACCGCGGATGTCAGCAACCTGCAGGATAAGGTGGACTCCCACTATCTGGGGGACCCGTCCCATATCCAGTACGCTGCCACCTATGGTCGCCGTTTCTCCCTGGGGATCCGTGCCAGTTTCTGATGCTGTTTCCCCGTCGCCGGGCGGCGGGGCCAGTCAGGCATAGCCCTTGTTGGACCGCAGTTGCGGTCCTTTTTTATGCGCCCGGCTTTTAACGCCCCCGCCTTGTTGGGATGGCTGTAAGTGGCCCGGCATTCCAGCCTTCCCGTTTCCTTGACTTTGATTCCCGAAAACTCAGCTTTGGCTTGAGCTGTTTGCATGCAATATTTAATATCCTTTGTCATTAGGTGAGGAGGACAAACCCATGTTGGAGTGGATTAACAGAATCGCTTTTGACAGCAGCAGTCCGCTGATCATGCAGGGTAACGAGCATCAATTCGGCTTTCAGGTGCATGAGCCCGAGGTCATGGCCCACAGCCATTGGCACGGTCACATAGAGATCAATTACCTGTTCGGCTGCGCCGCCGACTACCTGATCAATGGCCGTCGCATCAGCGTGCCCGAGGGCAAGATGATCATTTTCTGGGCCTCCATTCCACACCAGATGACCGCCAGCAGCGGTGACGGTCACATGGTCAACATCTATATTCCGCTGCAGGCGTTTCAGGCCTGGAAGTTTCCCCCCGAATTTGTCGGCCTGCTGCTGCGGGGCGAGGTACTGGTGTCGGAAAAACTGCACCGCAGCGATTACGAGCTGACCCGCCAGTGGGAGCAGGATCTGCAGCGGAAGCAGGCGGCACTGACCGCCCAGGTAATCAGCGAGATCCGTGGCCGCATCCGTCGCATGGCGGTGGAGAATTACAGCCGCTATGGCTTGGGCACAGACACGGCGCGGGAGCTGAAGAACCCTGTCTCAGGTCTGGGCCACATAGACGCCATGCTGCGCTATATCGCCGATCACTATGACCAGAAGATCACCATAGAACAGGTGGCAGCGGCCACCGGGCTGCACCCCAATTACGCCATG is part of the Shewanella cyperi genome and encodes:
- a CDS encoding TonB-dependent receptor → MKKSYLALLIGAALALPAYAADETSKETGKTQDETATTTEPVEQVDEVITVRGIRSSLKEGQEIKKLADNVVDAIVAEDIGKFPDENVAEALQRIPGVSVTRVNGEGQTVTVRGLTGNYNITTLNGRKLASDNASRDFNYDVIASELISGIQVHKTPQGHLPEGGIGAVVNVSTARPLDIGEFAMVGSVRGAYNERSESLDPRASFMISDTFNDDTLGILLSLTHSSYTNRHDSYQAWSFHERDVDLGGDGTVDYSGVRFPGYAQLTTYEDQRDRTGGTFALQWRPQDNLDITLDGLYSVYDIDSHGRQLSVVTYSEPWLPAANGNYTDVHVGTDGWAEDLAWEGPALMDIVDTRDPRRNTTYQVGLNFNWMLDDLTLVLDMAHSEAKNENNGDNKYVVARTGVNAARIDWNTGNAVPDIQLSEEVTPDKVFGAWYTNTDGTGVEDATSSITFDGTWERDGLFSKLFFGAGYNSQEKQRTTFRSRNPSIFAGENLDKVNADASHLVNFYGHEWWQLPSSVMLPGNVSNFMGSTDADIPANWAAIDLDGLYDFLRELDPVSADLLNTDVYLSESFTIKEEILHAYVETNLEDSLFDMPFLLNLGLRYAQTRVTSSGYSQNIHKLKFGPDGEPVDDSWKETQPVSEDYSYGDWLPSMNFKLSLTDELVFRTSLSQVISRPSLWELSPYTSINIEPNEQGVRSYSMSVPDLKPYTADQWDTALEWYYSDEGTLAFATFYKEVASFIKWDKTQEEIDGQPFEVWKPYNDDSKKALIRGLEVAWLQTFDELLPEYLAGFGVQANYTYNDSVSGEKDDEGKDKPFRGLSDHQYNLVAFYEKDGLEARIAYNYRSGYTAWDNWSRTADGWISEPVKANPFSWLDLSASYAINDHFTLTADVSNLQDKVDSHYLGDPSHIQYAATYGRRFSLGIRASF
- a CDS encoding helix-turn-helix domain-containing protein, which produces MLEWINRIAFDSSSPLIMQGNEHQFGFQVHEPEVMAHSHWHGHIEINYLFGCAADYLINGRRISVPEGKMIIFWASIPHQMTASSGDGHMVNIYIPLQAFQAWKFPPEFVGLLLRGEVLVSEKLHRSDYELTRQWEQDLQRKQAALTAQVISEIRGRIRRMAVENYSRYGLGTDTARELKNPVSGLGHIDAMLRYIADHYDQKITIEQVAAATGLHPNYAMKLFNRVMKISIKQYINRLRLQHAQALLVDTDQGVLNIAIEAGFGSISRFYDIFQRELKMTPQAFRSQTQKMLAGQAASH